A single genomic interval of Blastopirellula marina harbors:
- a CDS encoding MlaD family protein translates to MDDRVLQFRVGFVMLVAMLLTGILFFLLGEQPQFLSEKETLYVVFNTAPGVTVDTPVRTSGILIGRVSNVKLRDDRKVLVTLKVDQEYMPHYNEVCRIVSESLLGDAALEFVPTDRPGLPNEPLPNAAQIEGSVSENPLAVLVNLQEKINRALDTLEQAGTNISVLSENANRVVLANEGNFGSILQKTDGAITRFDMTLAAVQNLVGDEQLNQQLKEALNGLPDTIRESRALIEQLKSVATRADTNLENLEGFTQPLGERGEQLVANLENATENLNLLVSQLAQFSRRVNESEGTVGKLINDPHLYQNLNDAALNLRELTLRLRPIVEDARVFADKIARDPGRIGLKGALERNQSGIK, encoded by the coding sequence ATGGACGACCGCGTTTTGCAATTTCGAGTCGGTTTTGTGATGCTGGTGGCAATGCTGCTGACCGGGATCTTGTTCTTTCTGTTGGGAGAGCAGCCGCAGTTCTTGTCCGAAAAAGAGACTTTGTATGTCGTCTTCAACACGGCGCCTGGCGTTACGGTCGATACCCCCGTGCGAACCAGCGGCATTCTGATCGGCCGCGTCAGCAATGTGAAACTGCGCGACGATCGCAAAGTGCTGGTCACCTTGAAAGTCGATCAGGAATACATGCCGCATTACAACGAAGTATGCCGGATCGTTTCGGAGTCGTTGTTGGGTGACGCGGCCCTTGAGTTCGTTCCGACTGATCGACCCGGCTTGCCGAACGAGCCGCTGCCCAACGCTGCTCAGATCGAAGGTTCGGTCTCGGAAAATCCGCTGGCCGTGCTGGTGAACTTGCAAGAGAAGATTAATCGCGCGCTTGATACGTTGGAGCAAGCAGGGACGAATATCAGCGTGCTGAGCGAGAACGCCAACCGAGTCGTCTTGGCCAATGAAGGGAACTTCGGCAGCATCTTGCAGAAGACCGATGGGGCGATCACTCGCTTCGATATGACCTTGGCCGCAGTGCAAAACCTGGTCGGGGACGAGCAGTTGAACCAACAGTTGAAGGAAGCTTTGAATGGGCTGCCGGATACGATCAGGGAATCGCGTGCGTTGATCGAACAGTTGAAGTCGGTCGCGACTCGGGCCGATACGAATCTCGAAAATCTGGAAGGCTTCACGCAGCCGCTCGGCGAACGGGGCGAGCAGTTGGTTGCTAACCTTGAGAACGCGACGGAGAACTTGAACTTGCTGGTCTCGCAGTTGGCTCAGTTCAGCCGACGCGTGAACGAGTCGGAAGGGACCGTAGGGAAGTTGATCAACGATCCCCATCTCTATCAAAACCTGAACGATGCCGCGCTGAATTTGCGTGAGCTGACCTTGCGTCTGCGACCGATCGTGGAAGATGCCCGCGTCTTCGCCGACAAGATCGCCCGCGACCCAGGCCGGATCGGCTTGAAGGGAGCCCTGGAGCGGAACCAATCGGGCATCAAGTAA
- a CDS encoding ABC transporter ATP-binding protein: MHARLEADDAQPIVEVNDLLVQFEGQTILRDIGLSIPRGQTLALIGESGCGKTVLLKSLIGLVRPTHGEVIFDGQNINKLNDRQLTSQRIRFGFVFQNAALFDSMTIGQNVAFPLKQHTNKPLSEIRDIVFQHLKEVGLPESVVWKKPAELSGGMRKRVGLARALVLRPDIILYDEPTTGLDPIMSDVINELILRTRSKYPVTSIVVTHDMRTAQKVADRMIMMYPAPRLKEAEPQILYDGRPDEVEECRDERVTQFVHGEAGQRIEELGAFIGD; encoded by the coding sequence ATGCACGCCCGCCTGGAAGCTGACGACGCTCAACCCATCGTCGAAGTGAACGACTTGCTCGTGCAGTTCGAGGGACAAACCATTCTGCGCGATATTGGCCTGAGCATTCCGCGTGGTCAGACGCTGGCATTGATCGGCGAGAGTGGTTGCGGCAAGACGGTGCTGCTGAAGTCGCTGATCGGTCTGGTTCGTCCCACCCACGGCGAAGTGATCTTCGATGGACAAAACATCAACAAGCTGAACGATCGGCAGCTGACATCGCAGCGGATTCGCTTTGGCTTCGTGTTCCAGAATGCGGCCCTGTTCGACAGTATGACGATCGGGCAGAACGTCGCCTTTCCGCTGAAGCAGCATACCAACAAGCCGCTCTCCGAAATTCGCGATATCGTCTTTCAGCATTTGAAGGAAGTTGGCCTGCCGGAATCGGTGGTGTGGAAGAAGCCGGCCGAACTCTCGGGCGGAATGCGGAAACGAGTCGGGCTCGCGCGGGCGTTGGTCTTGCGACCAGACATCATTCTGTACGACGAGCCAACCACTGGGCTCGATCCGATCATGAGCGATGTGATCAATGAACTTATTTTGCGGACACGCAGTAAATACCCCGTGACCAGTATCGTGGTCACGCACGACATGCGGACGGCACAAAAGGTGGCCGACCGGATGATCATGATGTACCCGGCACCCCGGCTGAAGGAAGCCGAGCCGCAAATCCTGTACGACGGTCGACCGGATGAGGTCGAAGAATGCCGCGACGAACGCGTGACGCAGTTCGTCCACGGGGAAGCAGGGCAACGCATCGAGGAGTTGGGAGCCTTCATCGGCGACTAG
- a CDS encoding MlaE family ABC transporter permease has product MLSSVQLALFNWLADWGGVAIDTVTSIGVLTLFAWRTLAWTVGRWPRRETLLPSFYQVGVMSLPVVALTGTFIGMVLAVQSYYQFRELGLETRLGAVINMSLVRELGPVLAATMLAGRVGSAMAAELGTMRVTEQIDALTSMGANPIHYLVVPRVLAMLLLIPALTVMADFMGFVGGYFYSVIIIGIDKHYYLYNSQIFVGSWDIFCGLFKSVFFGGVIALVSCHQGFYCTAGAEGVGKAATAAFVYSFVMILVIDLVLNIGLERVYMAMWPDSMVSISGGA; this is encoded by the coding sequence ATGTTGTCGTCGGTGCAGTTGGCTTTGTTCAACTGGCTGGCCGACTGGGGCGGAGTCGCGATCGACACGGTTACGTCGATCGGTGTGCTGACGCTGTTTGCCTGGCGAACGCTGGCCTGGACGGTCGGCCGTTGGCCCCGACGCGAGACCTTGCTCCCCAGCTTCTATCAAGTGGGCGTGATGAGCCTGCCGGTGGTGGCCCTGACCGGAACGTTCATCGGCATGGTGCTCGCCGTGCAAAGTTACTACCAATTCCGCGAACTTGGTTTGGAAACCAGGTTGGGCGCGGTGATTAATATGTCGTTGGTCCGCGAACTGGGGCCGGTGCTGGCTGCTACCATGCTGGCCGGCCGAGTCGGAAGTGCCATGGCGGCTGAACTCGGGACCATGCGAGTGACCGAGCAGATCGATGCGCTCACCTCGATGGGGGCCAATCCCATTCACTACTTGGTCGTCCCCCGCGTGTTGGCGATGCTGCTGTTGATTCCCGCGCTGACGGTGATGGCCGACTTCATGGGCTTCGTCGGTGGTTATTTTTATTCCGTGATCATCATTGGTATCGACAAGCACTATTACTTGTACAATTCCCAGATCTTTGTCGGCTCGTGGGATATCTTCTGCGGGCTGTTCAAATCGGTCTTCTTCGGTGGGGTGATTGCCCTGGTCAGTTGTCATCAAGGGTTTTATTGCACCGCAGGTGCCGAAGGGGTCGGCAAGGCAGCGACCGCGGCGTTCGTTTACTCGTTCGTGATGATCCTGGTGATCGACTTGGTTTTGAACATCGGTCTGGAACGCGTCTACATGGCGATGTGGCCTGATTCGATGGTTTCGATCAGTGGAGGTGCGTAA